One genomic segment of Flagellimonas marinaquae includes these proteins:
- a CDS encoding RagB/SusD family nutrient uptake outer membrane protein: MLRKINILLLAFLGIAITSCDDDFLETTPTDAISASDALANEDNMQLILNGLHRGLFSQSQAIFPGGDDSRANNHYWVPLGDNLTGGLIHSANANNLGWRTEMQWNSHTDQTSLTCELLWYHRYNIILGANLLINRGTDGTLVESPQLNEILGQAYTYRAYAYLSLVQHYAKGYLIGNPASDPGVPLLFSSESPFTSQPRSTVQEIYDQIEADLATAIERFEEGSGRPSGGPETKSQLNIDVAYGLLARTALSKGDWQTAADAAVMARQNYPLMGEDDWKSGFNSNNLSEVIWGSNVITAETTYFRSYFYLTTNTFNGSQIRNNPKIADRRLVDAIPETDYRKDVFLSDAPNTNSSAANNQGGLDPNTGLPRDPNYANDLEGYFAKRAEINATYGINNAFNQHPYMHFKLKNANPGSTDPDDIIYMRASEMYLIEAEAKVMMNDIPGAQEALRPLGEERDSAYDVTIYNTQESMMEHIKFQRRLELWGEGFGYTDHIRWDEGIDHAANGGSGASPVLYQEAYQVERPSVNDDWIFKIPQAELDANPNLSPSDQN, translated from the coding sequence ATGTTAAGAAAAATTAATATACTGTTACTGGCCTTCCTAGGGATCGCCATAACTTCATGCGACGACGACTTTTTGGAAACAACGCCAACGGATGCCATTTCTGCCTCCGATGCGTTAGCCAATGAAGACAACATGCAGCTGATATTGAACGGGCTGCACCGTGGACTGTTCTCACAATCACAGGCCATATTCCCTGGGGGTGATGATTCAAGGGCGAACAATCACTATTGGGTGCCACTGGGTGATAATCTTACAGGTGGGTTGATACATTCTGCCAATGCCAATAATCTGGGGTGGAGAACGGAGATGCAGTGGAACTCCCATACCGATCAAACGTCATTGACCTGCGAGTTGTTGTGGTACCACAGGTACAACATCATCTTGGGGGCCAACCTCCTCATCAACAGGGGAACCGACGGTACTTTAGTGGAATCTCCACAGTTGAACGAGATTTTGGGACAGGCCTACACCTATAGGGCTTATGCCTATCTTTCTTTGGTGCAACATTATGCCAAGGGGTACTTGATCGGAAATCCGGCTAGCGATCCAGGTGTGCCATTGTTGTTCTCTTCGGAGTCTCCCTTTACCAGTCAGCCAAGATCTACCGTTCAGGAAATCTACGACCAGATCGAGGCAGATCTAGCTACTGCCATAGAGCGCTTTGAAGAAGGTTCGGGAAGACCAAGCGGTGGACCTGAAACCAAGTCCCAGTTGAACATCGATGTGGCCTACGGTCTATTGGCACGTACGGCACTTTCAAAAGGTGACTGGCAAACAGCTGCCGACGCCGCCGTTATGGCCCGCCAGAACTATCCATTGATGGGCGAGGACGATTGGAAGTCAGGTTTCAACTCCAATAATCTTTCCGAGGTCATCTGGGGTAGCAATGTGATTACAGCGGAGACCACTTATTTTAGATCATATTTTTACTTGACCACAAATACCTTCAACGGTAGCCAGATCAGGAACAACCCAAAGATTGCCGATAGAAGATTGGTGGATGCCATCCCTGAAACGGATTACAGAAAGGATGTATTCCTTTCAGATGCGCCGAACACCAATAGTTCCGCAGCTAACAACCAAGGAGGGCTTGATCCCAATACCGGTCTGCCAAGGGACCCCAATTATGCGAATGACCTAGAGGGCTATTTTGCAAAAAGAGCTGAGATCAATGCAACTTACGGTATCAATAATGCCTTTAACCAGCATCCGTATATGCACTTTAAGTTGAAAAATGCCAATCCCGGTTCGACCGATCCTGATGATATAATCTACATGCGTGCTTCCGAGATGTACTTGATCGAGGCAGAGGCCAAGGTGATGATGAACGACATCCCTGGTGCACAGGAAGCTTTAAGACCACTGGGCGAAGAACGTGACAGTGCTTACGACGTAACCATCTACAACACCCAAGAGTCCATGATGGAGCACATCAAGTTCCAGAGAAGATTGGAACTTTGGGGCGAAGGTTTTGGTTACACCGACCACATCAGATGGGATGAGGGCATCGACCATGCTGCCAATGGTGGTTCAGGGGCCTCTCCCGTGCTCTATCAAGAGGCGTACCAAGTGGAACGTCCATCGGTGAACGACGATTGGATATTCAAAATTCCACAGGCGGAGTTGGATGCCAATCCGAATTTGTCGCCGTCCGATCAAAATTGA
- a CDS encoding SusC/RagA family TonB-linked outer membrane protein, producing the protein MKFRIRCYVAIAAFFLCLGLQAQEKTVSGLVTDTSNQPLPGVSVVVVGTTTGTQTDFDGNYSIAVSTGDVLRFSYLGQRTVERTVGASITINVQMEEDAQALEEVIVTAYGTSTKEAFTGSASVVGAEELSIRNVTSPVAAIEGRATGVQFTSAQGPGTSPGIVIRGVGTLNGDTDPLYIVDGVQYEGELNTINQEDIESFTILKDAASTSLYGSRAANGVVIITTKSGRRGGIQVNASMQYGLVDTSVPFYPELSPGGYYETMWEALKNSSAGGGDPAFASANIYNALGYNPFNVPNDQIVGTDGQLNPNANVIYNSLDWYDVLSRTGVRQNYNVNVSGGGDDHKVFFSASYLDEESYVVTSGFDRLTTRLNAEFDVNDKLTIGGSANLAITEAVAPRSAGANSIANPFGFAKNIGSIYPVYVNDLQGNIVRDANGNRVFDSGEGFPEYNIGSRPISQGRHALQELLLNDMRNRDNTYGFRFFAEQEIIDGLSLRLNYGRDINEGLTKQYENALIGDAQPDGRYREVRSRRQVENFNQILTYNKSFGDHNLDITAGHESFDRTFSSNNGMSILQAASGIYEFDNFSSIVALGGSTTRKSIEGYFSRVNYNYKNKYYISGSVRRDGSSVFDADTRWGTFYSVGGSWRIDQESFLQDSSVINQLKLRASYGEVGNDDLLDFFLSQARFSLTSNAGDPAIIYTDIGNPNLQWETIENFDVALEFTLFNNFLDGSVEYYKRNSSDLLYNLPIAPSNGLNEVPVNVGDMFNSGWEMALTANLFDKSDFRWNVTLQASTFKNEITSLPSPFVEDEQRWDVGRSRFDFYLLRTAGVDPETGDQLFLQYELDDNGNSVPVLDANGDIATTSDWQDTERAYTGESSIPDLLGSIANSISYKGFSFDFLINYGIGGSVLDNGYAAMMHSGNYGSSLHPDILRAWRQPGDITDVPRMENGNPNLVRRQSERFLTDASFWALRNVNFGYTFDSKIANQLGLDQLRISLTGENLYTQSERKGLNPQFNLAGTGEGNDFNPARIISLGLNVTF; encoded by the coding sequence ATGAAATTTAGAATTCGATGCTATGTGGCCATCGCAGCATTCTTCTTATGTCTAGGGCTGCAAGCACAGGAAAAAACGGTGTCAGGTCTAGTGACCGATACCTCAAATCAGCCCCTGCCAGGGGTTTCCGTGGTCGTTGTAGGGACCACCACGGGTACACAGACCGATTTTGACGGTAACTATTCCATTGCGGTAAGTACGGGTGATGTACTGCGCTTTAGTTATCTAGGGCAGCGGACCGTCGAAAGAACGGTAGGGGCTTCCATCACAATTAATGTACAAATGGAAGAGGATGCCCAGGCCCTAGAAGAGGTAATCGTAACGGCCTATGGCACCAGTACCAAGGAAGCCTTTACGGGTTCCGCCAGTGTTGTTGGGGCCGAGGAACTGTCCATTAGGAACGTGACTTCCCCGGTAGCGGCCATCGAAGGTCGTGCGACAGGGGTACAGTTCACTTCGGCACAAGGTCCAGGGACTTCCCCTGGCATTGTTATCCGTGGTGTAGGGACCCTGAACGGAGACACCGATCCCTTATACATCGTGGACGGGGTACAGTACGAAGGGGAACTTAATACGATCAATCAAGAAGATATTGAATCCTTTACCATTCTCAAGGATGCAGCTTCAACGTCCCTATACGGTTCAAGGGCTGCCAATGGGGTTGTAATCATTACCACAAAGAGTGGTAGAAGAGGGGGTATTCAAGTTAATGCCTCCATGCAATATGGGTTGGTGGATACTTCCGTTCCGTTCTACCCTGAACTTTCCCCTGGAGGTTATTACGAGACCATGTGGGAAGCCTTGAAAAATTCAAGTGCCGGTGGTGGTGATCCTGCTTTTGCCTCGGCGAACATTTACAATGCCTTGGGATATAATCCGTTCAATGTACCCAATGATCAAATTGTCGGTACGGATGGTCAATTGAATCCCAATGCCAATGTGATTTACAACAGCCTTGATTGGTACGATGTATTGTCGAGGACAGGCGTACGTCAAAATTACAACGTGAACGTTTCAGGTGGTGGGGACGACCACAAAGTGTTCTTCTCCGCTTCTTATCTGGATGAGGAAAGTTATGTAGTGACTTCAGGTTTTGACCGTTTGACCACACGTTTGAACGCAGAGTTCGACGTAAACGATAAATTGACCATTGGAGGTAGCGCCAATTTAGCAATCACCGAAGCTGTGGCACCACGATCTGCAGGAGCAAATAGTATTGCCAACCCATTTGGTTTTGCCAAGAATATCGGTTCCATATATCCCGTTTATGTGAACGACTTACAAGGGAATATTGTACGGGACGCCAATGGGAATCGTGTATTTGACAGTGGTGAGGGCTTCCCAGAGTATAATATCGGTTCCAGACCCATCAGTCAGGGACGTCATGCGCTTCAGGAACTATTACTGAACGATATGCGAAATAGAGACAACACCTATGGTTTTCGATTCTTTGCCGAACAAGAGATTATCGATGGCTTAAGCCTTCGATTGAACTACGGTAGAGATATCAATGAGGGCCTGACAAAGCAGTACGAAAATGCATTGATAGGGGATGCCCAACCTGATGGTCGATATAGGGAAGTACGAAGTAGGAGACAGGTGGAGAACTTCAACCAAATCCTTACCTATAACAAGAGCTTTGGAGATCACAACCTCGACATAACAGCAGGTCACGAAAGCTTTGACAGGACCTTCTCTTCAAACAACGGCATGTCTATTTTACAGGCAGCCAGTGGCATCTATGAATTCGATAATTTTTCCAGTATTGTAGCACTTGGAGGGTCCACCACGCGTAAAAGTATTGAAGGCTATTTCTCTAGGGTCAACTATAACTATAAGAACAAGTACTATATCAGTGGATCCGTTCGACGTGATGGTTCCTCGGTATTCGATGCCGATACCCGTTGGGGTACCTTCTATTCCGTTGGTGGTTCTTGGAGAATTGATCAAGAAAGTTTCTTGCAGGATTCCAGTGTGATCAACCAATTGAAATTAAGGGCTTCTTACGGTGAAGTAGGCAACGATGATCTTTTGGACTTCTTTTTGTCACAGGCCAGATTTTCCCTCACCTCCAACGCAGGTGACCCTGCCATCATATACACGGACATAGGTAACCCCAATCTACAGTGGGAGACCATCGAGAACTTTGATGTTGCCTTAGAGTTCACCTTGTTCAACAACTTCTTGGACGGTTCCGTGGAATACTATAAGAGAAATTCCTCCGATCTATTGTACAATCTGCCCATAGCACCAAGTAATGGTCTGAACGAGGTTCCCGTGAACGTTGGGGATATGTTCAACTCCGGTTGGGAGATGGCATTGACGGCCAACTTGTTCGACAAGTCTGATTTTCGATGGAACGTAACCTTGCAGGCCTCGACCTTCAAGAACGAAATCACCAGCTTGCCTTCTCCATTTGTGGAAGACGAACAACGATGGGATGTGGGACGTTCAAGGTTTGATTTCTACTTATTGCGAACCGCGGGTGTTGATCCAGAAACCGGGGACCAATTGTTCCTTCAGTATGAATTGGACGACAACGGAAACAGTGTTCCCGTGTTGGATGCCAATGGTGACATCGCCACGACCAGCGACTGGCAGGATACCGAGCGTGCCTATACAGGTGAGAGCTCCATCCCTGACCTATTGGGATCTATTGCCAACAGCATCAGCTACAAAGGATTCTCATTTGATTTCTTGATAAACTACGGTATCGGCGGTAGCGTGTTGGACAATGGATACGCTGCCATGATGCACAGCGGTAATTATGGTAGCTCCTTGCACCCTGACATTTTGAGGGCATGGAGACAACCTGGTGACATCACCGATGTTCCAAGAATGGAAAACGGTAACCCTAACTTGGTGAGAAGACAATCCGAACGTTTCCTGACGGATGCCTCATTCTGGGCACTGCGCAATGTGAACTTCGGCTACACCTTTGACAGCAAGATCGCCAACCAACTTGGCCTTGACCAGTTAAGGATTTCCCTTACCGGTGAAAACCTATACACCCAGAGCGAGCGAAAAGGACTCAACCCACAGTTCAACCTAGCAGGTACAGGGGAAGGGAATGATTTTAATCCTGCAAGAATTATTTCATTGGGATTGAACGTAACTTTTTAA
- a CDS encoding helix-turn-helix domain-containing protein → MNIWQIFILLLSFQLGLLALGLFFLKKHGFPYSNRILSLFLVLSGYGIVSISLPANYSSYTSLIRYDMMAITFYGPLFFFYIRNITTMERVTIDDVRHFFPVFFVLVFYSIQTVLKTSPWTEMIDDKFLGTGIKVLLSLLMLGYAYGVQLKLVKQVCFDAPTLKWLYTLNGLFVLFATTLLVTEWLLVLNTKPFIVHIFLFLGMLPLLVLWTYFSIAISGSMSKRILCSSQGGMEPKNSSLPASFAHELQVELKAMMETKKPYLDADLQLDDIAQMMNISRHHASQLINDYCHQNFHQFVNRYRVEDAKSLLLDPNRDFGIEEVAFQSGFNNRVSFYRTFKKFEGVSPTEFRNELLIAKK, encoded by the coding sequence ATGAACATTTGGCAAATTTTTATTCTTTTACTTTCTTTTCAACTGGGATTATTGGCTCTGGGCCTTTTCTTTCTAAAAAAACATGGTTTCCCATATAGCAATAGGATTCTTTCACTTTTTCTTGTATTATCTGGTTATGGCATTGTGTCCATATCGCTTCCCGCGAACTACAGCTCTTATACATCACTTATCAGGTATGATATGATGGCGATTACTTTTTATGGCCCACTATTTTTCTTTTACATCAGGAATATAACGACCATGGAGAGGGTAACCATTGATGATGTGAGACACTTTTTTCCCGTATTTTTTGTGTTGGTATTCTACAGCATCCAAACCGTACTTAAAACGAGTCCATGGACAGAAATGATCGATGACAAATTTCTTGGAACAGGAATAAAGGTGCTGCTATCCTTATTGATGTTGGGCTATGCTTATGGCGTCCAATTGAAGTTGGTCAAACAAGTTTGTTTTGATGCACCCACCCTCAAATGGCTTTATACGTTGAATGGTTTATTTGTTCTTTTTGCAACTACCTTATTGGTTACAGAATGGTTACTCGTGCTCAATACGAAACCATTCATCGTTCATATATTCTTGTTCTTGGGCATGTTGCCATTACTGGTTTTATGGACGTATTTCAGTATTGCCATATCTGGTTCGATGTCGAAAAGGATTTTATGTTCATCCCAAGGTGGAATGGAGCCCAAAAATTCCAGCTTGCCCGCAAGTTTTGCCCACGAATTACAGGTTGAGCTCAAGGCTATGATGGAAACAAAAAAGCCTTACTTGGATGCTGACCTGCAATTGGATGACATTGCTCAGATGATGAACATATCTCGACATCATGCCTCTCAATTGATCAACGACTATTGCCATCAAAATTTTCATCAATTTGTAAACCGATATCGGGTAGAAGATGCTAAATCTTTATTGTTAGATCCAAACAGGGATTTCGGCATCGAGGAAGTAGCTTTCCAAAGTGGGTTTAATAATAGGGTTTCATTTTATCGGACGTTTAAAAAATTTGAGGGAGTGTCCCCAACAGAATTCCGAAATGAGTTGCTGATCGCAAAGAAATAA
- a CDS encoding head GIN domain-containing protein: MRKRIIYVWSVVVLAFGISSCDEETLEASEQVSEKAYSFTGFNGINVTSAFKVFITFTDAEEERIVVEASDNLQDKIIVEQDGGILNFDLEKNTGIRGDIVLNVHITTPNLDLLNVSGVSEVMFENTLLTESFEMNVSDSGNVQGPIDVESMRLDLQGTSDVNLYGQVNTLQAKLNTSSDLKDYDLQVENLEIELEGLSETYVTVNGSLRVKASGTSRMNYKGDPDIVQKSVSGLAKVIKND; the protein is encoded by the coding sequence ATGAGAAAAAGAATAATTTATGTATGGAGTGTTGTAGTACTTGCCTTTGGGATAAGTTCCTGTGATGAAGAAACCTTGGAGGCTTCCGAGCAAGTATCGGAAAAAGCATATTCATTTACTGGTTTCAACGGTATAAATGTAACAAGCGCATTTAAGGTCTTTATCACTTTTACAGATGCGGAGGAAGAAAGAATAGTGGTCGAAGCAAGCGATAATTTACAAGATAAGATCATCGTGGAACAGGACGGAGGTATTTTGAATTTTGACCTGGAGAAAAATACGGGTATCAGGGGTGATATCGTGTTGAATGTGCACATTACTACACCAAACCTTGATCTTTTGAATGTTTCAGGGGTGTCAGAAGTGATGTTTGAGAACACGCTCCTGACCGAATCGTTTGAAATGAATGTATCCGATTCCGGTAATGTTCAGGGACCGATTGATGTCGAATCCATGAGGCTGGATCTTCAAGGGACGTCGGACGTGAATTTATATGGACAAGTCAATACCCTACAGGCAAAGCTAAATACCAGTAGCGATCTTAAGGATTATGATCTTCAGGTGGAGAACCTAGAGATAGAACTGGAAGGTTTAAGTGAAACGTATGTAACGGTCAATGGTTCATTACGTGTCAAAGCATCAGGAACAAGTAGAATGAATTATAAGGGCGATCCGGACATCGTACAAAAAAGTGTATCAGGCTTGGCCAAGGTAATTAAGAACGATTAA
- a CDS encoding RNA polymerase sigma factor, whose translation METEIRFIHKELVEGSKSGNREAQYKLYNLYVGAMFNIGMRMLYSKEDAEDVVQESFVDAFTNLGKFKYESSFGYWLKRIVINNCINHLKRQKVETTPFKNHEFYLHKVEDPEEVNMDVNQIKVGIGLLPKGYKQIIVLYLIEGYTHDEIAGFLSISPSTSKSQYHRAKKKLLHILKDL comes from the coding sequence TTGGAAACCGAAATCCGTTTTATACACAAAGAACTTGTTGAGGGCAGTAAATCAGGCAATCGTGAAGCTCAATACAAATTATATAACCTTTATGTGGGAGCCATGTTCAATATAGGGATGCGAATGTTATACTCGAAGGAGGATGCCGAAGATGTGGTACAGGAAAGCTTTGTGGATGCATTTACGAACCTTGGGAAATTTAAATATGAAAGCAGTTTCGGCTATTGGTTAAAACGGATCGTCATCAATAATTGCATCAATCATTTAAAAAGACAAAAAGTGGAAACAACCCCTTTCAAGAATCATGAATTCTACCTGCATAAGGTTGAAGACCCTGAGGAAGTGAACATGGATGTCAATCAGATAAAGGTGGGAATCGGTTTGCTACCGAAAGGATACAAACAGATCATTGTGCTATATCTGATAGAGGGATATACCCATGACGAAATTGCCGGGTTTTTATCGATATCCCCATCGACATCAAAATCACAATATCACAGAGCCAAAAAAAAGCTTCTCCACATTTTAAAAGACTTATGA
- a CDS encoding helix-turn-helix domain-containing protein, producing the protein MDIIQLIAAFNFLMATGFIWYNKRKLDPAIYVFSFFLLGKGLTLLSNDLIIGESFPDSIWIYGLGVLMNSFLFFYAPFLYFFSEHITKGEVSIKRHRIHFIPFIIFSLLSIAVVFYLFIDRSGAGFKLMANLRNTFESLYFIQVIGYTLASLWIFGKYQATSKKSREVSKWIKLILIIFLMVWLLFLVNSTMLASPVLSQLSLILGMLLLIVLANITLFMLFSNPEYFYNTLVPKVVKTYSSDVVTRKKYEDLCRIVQEKELYKIPDLKIGDLSDAIGESTRNTSAIINTYYEGNYYDFINAYRIEEAKNLLENTDQDVTILSILYEAGFNSKSVFNTVFKNMVGETPSSYRKTHLAAKYG; encoded by the coding sequence ATGGATATCATACAGCTCATTGCGGCTTTTAATTTTTTGATGGCTACCGGCTTTATCTGGTACAACAAGCGTAAGCTAGACCCGGCAATTTATGTTTTCTCATTTTTTTTATTGGGAAAAGGACTCACATTGCTAAGTAATGATTTGATTATAGGAGAATCCTTTCCTGATAGCATTTGGATTTATGGACTGGGAGTCTTGATGAATTCCTTTCTTTTTTTTTATGCCCCATTCCTGTATTTCTTTTCGGAACACATAACCAAAGGTGAAGTTTCCATTAAACGACATAGAATTCATTTTATCCCATTCATCATATTTTCATTGCTCAGCATCGCTGTTGTTTTTTATTTGTTTATAGATCGTTCAGGTGCTGGCTTTAAGTTGATGGCGAACCTTAGGAACACCTTTGAGAGTCTGTATTTTATTCAGGTAATCGGGTACACATTGGCTAGCCTGTGGATTTTTGGCAAGTACCAGGCTACTTCCAAAAAAAGCAGGGAGGTCTCCAAATGGATAAAGTTGATATTGATTATTTTTTTGATGGTATGGCTATTGTTCCTGGTCAATTCGACCATGCTTGCTTCCCCTGTGCTTTCTCAGCTCAGCCTTATTTTGGGGATGTTGCTATTGATTGTATTGGCAAATATTACCCTATTCATGCTTTTTTCAAATCCTGAATATTTTTATAACACACTGGTGCCAAAAGTTGTAAAAACTTATTCCAGTGATGTAGTAACAAGAAAGAAATACGAGGATTTGTGCCGTATCGTCCAAGAAAAGGAGCTCTATAAAATTCCTGATTTAAAAATCGGGGATTTGTCCGATGCCATAGGGGAGTCTACACGGAACACTTCGGCAATTATCAATACCTATTATGAAGGAAATTATTACGATTTTATAAATGCTTACCGTATCGAAGAGGCCAAAAACCTTTTGGAGAATACTGATCAGGACGTTACCATATTATCGATTTTGTACGAAGCTGGGTTCAACAGTAAGTCCGTTTTCAATACAGTGTTTAAAAATATGGTGGGGGAAACACCGTCTTCGTATAGAAAAACCCATTTAGCGGCGAAGTATGGATAG
- a CDS encoding HipA domain-containing protein, protein MNRCPITYEPCGTAKYSEKSLKMIAAKLTGLNDLPYTASELRREAANRAKKLSIQGVQPKLSANISVVEQEFKVVDQFGTYIIKPQNDIFPELPENEDLTMRMAKVLGINVPFHGMVYGKDGSLSYFIKRFDRYGKGKKYATEDFAQLTGNTRDTKYRFSMEKLVPVIEEFCTFPVVEKVEFFKRIVFCFVTGNEDMHLKNFSLITKNGKTTLAPAYDLLNSSIAIKNPEEEIALNLKGKKSNLKASDFTDYYAKERLQLNEKTIETILQDMFKAKQKWKDLISISFLSDDMKEKYSKILEHRLKMF, encoded by the coding sequence ATGAATAGGTGTCCTATCACATATGAACCTTGCGGTACGGCAAAATATAGTGAGAAAAGTCTCAAAATGATTGCTGCCAAGTTGACCGGTTTAAATGATTTGCCCTATACAGCCTCGGAATTGAGGAGAGAGGCGGCAAACAGGGCAAAGAAATTATCCATACAGGGAGTACAGCCTAAATTAAGTGCGAATATTTCCGTGGTCGAACAAGAGTTTAAAGTAGTGGATCAATTCGGAACCTACATCATAAAACCCCAAAATGATATTTTTCCGGAATTACCGGAGAATGAGGACCTGACCATGCGGATGGCCAAGGTCCTTGGTATCAATGTGCCCTTTCATGGAATGGTTTATGGCAAGGATGGAAGTCTGTCCTATTTTATCAAACGTTTTGACAGATATGGTAAAGGGAAAAAATATGCAACGGAAGATTTTGCTCAATTGACTGGAAATACCAGAGATACCAAGTATCGTTTTAGTATGGAGAAATTGGTACCCGTTATTGAGGAATTTTGTACGTTTCCTGTGGTTGAGAAAGTGGAATTCTTCAAGAGAATAGTTTTTTGTTTTGTGACTGGAAATGAGGATATGCACCTTAAAAACTTTTCCTTAATTACAAAGAATGGTAAAACGACGCTGGCACCTGCATACGATTTGTTGAACTCCTCCATTGCGATCAAAAACCCTGAAGAAGAGATTGCATTGAACCTGAAAGGAAAAAAAAGTAATTTAAAAGCATCAGACTTTACGGATTATTATGCGAAGGAGCGATTGCAATTGAACGAAAAAACTATAGAAACTATACTTCAGGACATGTTTAAGGCAAAACAGAAATGGAAGGATTTAATATCGATTTCTTTTCTTTCCGATGACATGAAAGAAAAGTATTCCAAAATACTTGAGCATCGGTTGAAGATGTTTTAA
- a CDS encoding HipA N-terminal domain-containing protein produces MRKAVVYTHGKRAGVLTEISPQEYMFTYDDDYSGQAISLTMPVDQKEFSFNGFPPFFEGLLPEGIMLEGLLKISKIDHNDYFSQLMATGADLVGAVTVKPMEDE; encoded by the coding sequence ATGAGAAAGGCAGTGGTATATACCCATGGAAAAAGGGCTGGTGTTTTAACGGAAATCTCTCCTCAGGAGTATATGTTTACATATGATGATGATTACAGTGGTCAGGCGATTTCATTGACCATGCCCGTTGATCAAAAGGAATTCAGTTTTAATGGGTTCCCTCCCTTTTTTGAAGGATTGTTGCCTGAAGGTATAATGTTGGAAGGACTACTTAAGATTTCCAAAATTGACCACAATGATTATTTCTCCCAATTAATGGCCACTGGTGCTGATTTGGTAGGTGCGGTAACTGTAAAACCTATGGAAGATGAATAG
- a CDS encoding helix-turn-helix domain-containing protein, with product MSDFDLGLMVKNHRKKAGLTQLELANLAGIGKTTVFDIEKNKETVRWSNILAVLQVLNIEVEFKSPLTENV from the coding sequence ATGTCGGATTTTGATTTAGGTTTGATGGTTAAAAACCATCGCAAGAAAGCAGGGCTGACACAGCTTGAACTGGCCAATTTGGCCGGTATAGGTAAGACAACCGTCTTTGATATCGAAAAAAATAAGGAGACTGTTCGTTGGAGCAACATCCTTGCCGTGCTCCAGGTATTGAACATAGAAGTGGAATTTAAAAGCCCATTGACTGAAAACGTATGA